In a single window of the Rhodamnia argentea isolate NSW1041297 chromosome 2, ASM2092103v1, whole genome shotgun sequence genome:
- the LOC115732642 gene encoding probable glutathione S-transferase: MAEEVILLDFWPSPFGMRVRIALAEKGVAYDYKEEDLKSKSPLLLEMNPVHKKIPVLIHNGKPVCESLIAVQYIDEVWPDKSPLMPSDPYRRSQARFWADYVDKKIYDLGRKIWSTKGEEQEAAKEEFVESLKLLEGELGDKPFFGGEAFGFVDVALVPYYSWFHAYETCGGFSIEAECPKIVAWAKRCSLLDSVSKSLPDPKKVHGFVLELKKRYGVE; the protein is encoded by the exons atggCTGAAGAGGTGATTCTTCTGGATTTCTGGCCCAGCCCATTTGGGATGAGGGTGAGAATTGCTCTGGCAGAGAAAGGGGTCGCCTATGATTACAAGGAGGAGGATCTGAAGAGCAAGAGCCCTTTGCTCCTGGAGATGAACCCCGTCCACAAGAAGATCCCAGTCCTCATCCACAACGGGAAACCGGTCTGCGAGTCCCTCATCGCGGTTCAGTACATCGACGAGGTGTGGCCCGATAAGTCGCCGCTGATGCCATCCGATCCTTACAGGAGGTCTCAAGCCCGATTCTGGGCCGACTACGTCGACAAGAAG ATATATGACCTTGGACGGAAAATATGGTCCACAAAGGGAGAGGAACAGGAGGCGGCGAAGGAGGAGTTTGTGGAGAGCCTCAAGCTTTTGGAAGGGGAGCTTGGAGACAAGCCCTTCTTCGGAGGGGAGGCCTTTGGGTTCGTGGACGTGGCCCTCGTCCCGTACTACAGCTGGTTCCATGCGTACGAGACCTGCGGAGGGTTCAGCATCGAGGCCGAGTGCCCCAAGATCGTCGCGTGGGCCAAGAGGTGCTCGCTGCTGGACAGCGTGTCCAAGTCTCTTCCTGACCCCAAGAAGGTTCATGGGTTCGTGCTGGAGCTCAAGAAGAGGTATGGGGTCGAGTAA